The following are encoded together in the Pseudoalteromonas piscicida genome:
- a CDS encoding methyl-accepting chemotaxis protein, whose translation MSKQFFRNLTIFQRLALLIIVVIIGVILQSTVSLSQQYDALEKQQYHKTQNLVENAYSLVAYFHQQYVSGKLPEAQAKSAALDAVAALRYEDNNYFWINDYHPKMVMHPFKSELNGKDLSQSKDPNGKRLFVEMVQVAEKSGAGFVPYLWPKPGKDAPVEKISYVKAFTPWSWIIGSGVYLDTIEAEFAYIRNLLLIEMAVLIILLFPFSAIISKSIITPIQQAKDMMKDIAQGEGDLTRQLDESGKDEITALAKYFNLYTEKMRHSIATVAHNAKEVETLANQVKAAGEENLAFIESQNDHSRQVATAAEQMTMQVREISSNADTAEHSAADARNYSEKGKQTISQTIAAIKKLSEQIQSVSVTTTSLAQESQHIGTVLDVIRGIAEQTNLLALNAAIEAARAGEQGRGFAVVADEVRTLASRTGQSTDEIHNMIERLQKEAQQAVAAVKISQQISEQTVAQVQLADNALTEIERLIDAISDMSTHIAKATDEQSLAAQEVNERIAQLSDSTHHSLDTTHSLNNTSEQLTRASHELSDIVNRFRV comes from the coding sequence ATGTCCAAACAGTTTTTCCGAAATCTCACCATTTTCCAGCGGCTCGCGTTACTGATCATTGTGGTTATTATCGGCGTTATCCTTCAAAGCACAGTGAGCTTATCGCAACAATATGATGCACTCGAAAAACAGCAATATCATAAAACCCAAAACCTTGTTGAAAATGCCTACAGTTTAGTGGCTTACTTCCATCAACAATATGTATCTGGGAAACTCCCTGAAGCACAAGCGAAATCCGCAGCCCTTGATGCCGTTGCCGCTTTACGATATGAAGATAACAATTACTTTTGGATCAACGACTATCACCCAAAAATGGTGATGCACCCATTTAAGAGCGAACTGAACGGCAAAGATCTCAGCCAATCAAAAGATCCCAATGGCAAGCGTTTATTCGTTGAAATGGTACAAGTGGCAGAAAAAAGTGGCGCTGGATTTGTGCCCTACCTTTGGCCAAAGCCCGGCAAAGATGCCCCAGTCGAGAAAATATCTTACGTCAAAGCGTTTACACCTTGGAGTTGGATCATCGGCTCCGGCGTGTACCTCGACACTATCGAAGCTGAGTTTGCCTATATTCGAAATTTGCTATTAATTGAGATGGCGGTGCTTATTATTCTGCTATTCCCATTTAGTGCAATCATAAGTAAGAGTATCATCACCCCCATTCAACAAGCCAAAGACATGATGAAAGATATCGCTCAAGGCGAGGGCGATTTGACTCGACAACTCGACGAAAGCGGCAAAGATGAGATCACCGCGCTTGCCAAATACTTTAACTTGTATACTGAGAAGATGCGTCATTCCATCGCGACAGTGGCCCATAACGCCAAAGAAGTTGAAACGCTGGCCAATCAGGTAAAAGCGGCTGGCGAAGAGAACCTGGCATTTATTGAGTCGCAAAATGACCATAGCCGCCAAGTCGCCACGGCTGCCGAACAAATGACCATGCAAGTTCGTGAGATCAGTAGCAATGCAGATACTGCAGAACATTCCGCCGCAGACGCACGCAATTACAGTGAAAAAGGCAAACAAACTATTTCTCAAACCATCGCCGCCATTAAAAAACTGTCGGAGCAAATTCAATCTGTGAGCGTGACAACGACAAGCCTTGCACAAGAGAGTCAGCATATAGGAACGGTGCTCGATGTTATTCGAGGTATTGCGGAGCAAACCAATTTACTTGCACTAAACGCGGCAATAGAAGCCGCTCGAGCAGGTGAACAAGGACGAGGCTTTGCCGTTGTTGCAGATGAAGTACGCACCCTTGCAAGTCGTACGGGTCAAAGCACCGATGAAATCCACAACATGATCGAGCGACTGCAAAAAGAAGCGCAGCAGGCCGTAGCAGCAGTTAAAATTAGTCAACAAATCTCGGAACAAACGGTTGCACAAGTACAGCTTGCCGATAACGCACTGACTGAGATTGAACGCCTAATTGACGCTATCTCGGATATGAGTACCCACATCGCCAAAGCCACCGACGAGCAGAGTCTTGCAGCACAAGAAGTTAATGAGCGGATCGCTCAGCTTTCGGACTCCACCCATCACTCTTTGGATACCACGCATTCGCTCAACAACACCAGTGAGCAACTCACACGGGCAAGTCACGAATTGAGTGACATAGTTAATCGCTTTAGAGTATGA
- a CDS encoding S9 family peptidase, with translation MHSRIKHYTIALPLALASVTVSAEQLTLERLFDDPSLSGKAPVKLQFSPDGSRVTYLQGKKEDYNRYDLWEYNLKDNTNRLLVDSAALFSGPENLSDEEKARRERQRIFGRGILEYKWSKDGKALLFPLSGDLYYYEIASGKSKKLTETEAFETDARFSPKGNFVSFIREQNLYAIDLKSGKETQLTKDGGGVIKNGMAEFVAQEEMSRMTGYWWSGDEQQIAFTRIDESPVQEAIRNEIYAEEVKLFNQRYPYTGTANVEIELGVVKINDQKVDWIDLGDDKDIYIARANWLKDNKTLSYQWQNRSQQKLELRFYDTKSKKQQVALTETSDTWINLHFDLKFLKDKKHFVWASERDGFKHLYLYRTNGQLVRQITKGDWIVESLQGIDEKKGIVYFSGRKDTPLESHLYSVPLFKDGDAKRITEKGSYHSVVLAKDNRTFIDKSSSVNRPPAVALRTVNGDFVTWLEENALNSEHPLTPYLSNLATPEYGTLKAEDGQTMYYRLFKPAKLESGKKYPVIVNVYGGPHAQRVTNSWRSKNLYFQYLAQQGYVIFQLDNRGSYNRGKKFEDPIYKHLGVVEVADQIKGVEFLRTLEYVDPERIGIYGHSYGGYIALMTMFKAGDYFKAGVSGAPVTDWALYDTHYTERYLGHPDTNAKGYEQSAVFPYADGLKGPLMIYHGMADDNVLFTHATKLFKQLQDEVKPFEMMTYPGSKHSLRGKKVQTHLHQTITDFFNRHFEVEAK, from the coding sequence GTGCACTCTCGCATTAAACACTACACCATCGCCCTTCCGTTAGCGCTTGCCTCTGTCACCGTTAGCGCAGAGCAACTAACGCTAGAGCGACTTTTTGACGACCCGTCTCTTTCAGGTAAAGCACCTGTAAAACTGCAATTTTCTCCTGACGGTTCTCGTGTTACTTATCTTCAAGGTAAAAAAGAAGACTATAACCGTTACGACCTTTGGGAATACAATCTAAAAGACAATACCAACCGCTTGTTGGTAGATTCTGCAGCGCTATTTTCTGGCCCAGAGAACCTCTCAGATGAAGAAAAAGCACGACGTGAGCGTCAACGCATTTTTGGCCGTGGTATTTTAGAATACAAATGGTCAAAAGATGGCAAAGCGCTACTTTTCCCACTCAGTGGCGACTTGTACTACTATGAAATCGCTTCTGGTAAGAGCAAGAAACTAACGGAAACGGAAGCATTCGAAACCGACGCTCGCTTCTCACCAAAAGGCAATTTTGTTTCTTTTATTCGTGAGCAAAACCTCTATGCCATTGATCTTAAATCGGGTAAAGAAACGCAATTAACGAAAGACGGCGGTGGCGTAATTAAAAACGGCATGGCTGAGTTCGTTGCTCAAGAAGAGATGAGCCGTATGACGGGTTACTGGTGGTCGGGTGATGAGCAACAAATTGCTTTTACTCGCATTGATGAAAGCCCAGTTCAGGAAGCCATTCGTAACGAAATCTATGCCGAAGAGGTCAAGCTATTCAATCAACGTTACCCATACACCGGGACTGCTAACGTTGAGATTGAATTAGGTGTTGTAAAGATCAATGACCAAAAGGTGGATTGGATTGATTTAGGCGACGATAAAGATATCTATATTGCCCGTGCAAATTGGTTAAAAGACAACAAAACGCTGTCATACCAGTGGCAAAACCGCTCACAGCAAAAACTGGAACTGCGCTTTTACGATACTAAAAGCAAAAAACAGCAAGTTGCGCTGACAGAAACAAGTGATACTTGGATTAACCTACACTTTGACCTTAAATTCTTAAAGGACAAAAAGCATTTCGTTTGGGCATCTGAGCGCGATGGCTTTAAACACCTCTACCTGTACAGAACCAATGGCCAACTTGTGCGCCAAATCACTAAAGGCGATTGGATTGTTGAAAGCCTTCAGGGAATTGATGAGAAAAAAGGTATCGTATATTTCTCCGGCCGCAAAGACACGCCGCTTGAAAGCCACCTATACAGCGTACCACTTTTCAAAGATGGTGATGCAAAACGTATTACCGAAAAAGGCAGCTATCATAGTGTCGTACTGGCAAAAGATAATCGTACTTTTATCGATAAAAGCTCTTCTGTAAATCGTCCACCAGCCGTTGCGCTACGAACAGTGAATGGTGACTTTGTTACTTGGCTTGAAGAAAATGCGCTGAATAGCGAACATCCGTTAACGCCTTATTTGAGCAATCTAGCTACTCCAGAATATGGCACGCTTAAAGCGGAAGATGGTCAAACCATGTATTACCGCTTATTTAAGCCTGCAAAGCTTGAAAGCGGTAAGAAATATCCGGTTATTGTGAACGTGTATGGCGGACCTCACGCACAGCGCGTTACCAACAGCTGGCGTAGCAAAAACTTGTACTTCCAATATCTTGCCCAGCAAGGTTATGTGATTTTCCAATTAGATAACCGAGGTTCATATAACCGTGGTAAAAAGTTTGAAGATCCAATCTACAAGCACTTAGGTGTAGTGGAAGTGGCTGACCAAATTAAAGGCGTTGAGTTCTTGCGTACGTTAGAGTACGTCGACCCTGAGCGTATCGGTATTTATGGTCACAGCTATGGTGGTTATATAGCGCTGATGACAATGTTTAAAGCTGGTGATTACTTTAAAGCCGGTGTCTCTGGTGCGCCAGTAACCGATTGGGCTCTATATGACACGCATTACACTGAGCGTTACCTTGGTCACCCAGATACAAATGCTAAGGGCTATGAGCAAAGCGCGGTATTCCCTTACGCCGATGGACTAAAAGGTCCGCTGATGATTTATCACGGCATGGCGGATGACAACGTGCTATTTACTCATGCAACGAAACTATTTAAGCAATTGCAGGACGAGGTTAAGCCATTTGAAATGATGACTTATCCAGGCTCGAAGCACAGCTTACGTGGCAAAAAAGTACAAACCCACTTGCATCAAACCATTACTGACTTCTTTAATCGTCATTTTGAGGTTGAAGCTAAGTAA
- a CDS encoding HIT domain-containing protein produces MSFELAKELQRDCILITEWPLCSVLLMNDTQYPWFILVPRVVGAKEIIDLPESQQVQFWQESAKLSRLLQDTFTPDKLNVAALGNMVPQLHVHHIARFKTDIAWPKPVWGLYPAKPYSDEEIAKLKTSFE; encoded by the coding sequence ATGTCATTTGAATTAGCTAAAGAATTACAACGAGACTGTATCTTAATTACCGAGTGGCCGCTGTGTAGCGTATTGTTAATGAATGATACTCAGTACCCTTGGTTTATCTTAGTACCTAGGGTTGTGGGCGCGAAAGAAATTATTGATTTACCTGAGTCGCAGCAAGTTCAATTTTGGCAAGAATCGGCCAAGCTGAGTCGTTTGTTACAAGACACCTTTACCCCAGATAAATTGAACGTGGCTGCGCTTGGTAATATGGTGCCGCAACTACATGTGCACCACATCGCACGATTTAAAACTGATATTGCATGGCCAAAACCGGTTTGGGGGCTCTATCCAGCAAAACCCTATAGTGATGAGGAAATTGCAAAATTAAAAACAAGTTTTGAATAG
- a CDS encoding dipeptidyl-peptidase 3 family protein, whose product MKHSMISVAIALATGLTLTGCSEPSTSSEKPGAQTEQVQGNTKQSGYKLVNASQDRLDIYTPVTLETDLSHLSDNQKKMLALLIDASVIMDDLFWQQAFGEDKATFLSKISDEKVRQFADINYGPWDRLNGDQVFLSGFEEKALGAEFYPSDITKDELNNADVKDKTGLYSVIRRDENGKLYSIPYSSVYKSELDKAAELLRQASKLAQDKEFANYLNLRADALVNNSYQASDFAWMDMKNNPIDVVIGPIETYEDQLFGYRAAFESYVLVKDLAWSERLAKFAAFLPELQTGLPVDDKYKQEVPGSDADLNAYDVIYYAGHSNAGSKTIAINLPNDEEVQLQKGTRRLQLKNAMRAKFDKILVPIADQLIVPEQRKHITFDAFFANTMFHEVAHGLGIKNTITGKGTVRQSLQEHASALEEGKADILGLYMVEQLLKKGEITEGTLEDYYITFMAGIFRSVRFGASSAHGKANMIRFNFFKEEGAFSKNTDGLYQVNMEKMGAAMEKLSNLILTLQGDGDYQKVDQLIATHGDIKAELQKDLDKLSKANIPVDVTFKQGKQVLGL is encoded by the coding sequence ATGAAACACTCTATGATTTCAGTTGCAATTGCACTTGCAACAGGTCTAACCCTAACTGGCTGCTCTGAGCCATCAACTTCTTCTGAAAAACCGGGTGCACAAACTGAGCAAGTACAAGGTAATACCAAGCAATCAGGCTATAAGCTAGTTAATGCATCTCAAGACAGACTAGATATTTATACCCCAGTAACGCTAGAAACAGACTTAAGCCACCTAAGCGATAACCAGAAAAAGATGTTGGCTTTACTCATCGACGCTTCGGTTATTATGGATGATTTATTTTGGCAGCAAGCATTCGGCGAAGACAAAGCAACATTCCTAAGCAAAATTTCAGACGAAAAGGTACGCCAATTCGCGGACATTAACTATGGGCCTTGGGATCGTTTAAATGGCGACCAAGTTTTTCTTTCTGGCTTTGAAGAAAAAGCACTGGGTGCGGAGTTTTATCCAAGCGACATCACCAAAGACGAGCTCAATAACGCCGATGTAAAAGATAAAACAGGACTGTATTCAGTTATCCGCCGCGATGAAAACGGCAAGCTATACAGCATTCCATATTCATCAGTATATAAATCTGAGTTGGATAAGGCCGCCGAGCTTTTACGCCAAGCAAGTAAACTGGCACAAGACAAAGAGTTTGCAAACTACTTAAACTTGCGCGCAGATGCATTAGTCAATAATAGCTACCAAGCGTCTGATTTCGCTTGGATGGACATGAAGAATAACCCGATTGATGTGGTGATTGGTCCAATTGAAACCTATGAAGACCAGCTATTTGGCTATCGCGCCGCTTTTGAGTCTTACGTTTTGGTTAAAGACTTGGCGTGGAGTGAGCGTCTCGCTAAATTTGCCGCTTTCTTACCTGAGCTACAAACCGGCTTGCCTGTTGATGATAAATATAAGCAAGAAGTACCAGGCTCTGATGCCGACTTAAACGCATATGACGTCATTTATTATGCAGGCCATTCAAACGCGGGTAGCAAAACCATTGCGATTAATCTACCAAATGACGAAGAAGTGCAACTTCAAAAAGGCACGCGCCGCCTACAGCTTAAAAACGCTATGCGCGCAAAATTCGATAAGATCTTAGTACCGATCGCCGATCAACTTATTGTCCCTGAGCAACGTAAGCACATCACCTTTGATGCTTTCTTTGCTAATACCATGTTCCATGAAGTAGCCCATGGACTAGGTATTAAAAATACCATTACAGGTAAAGGCACCGTGCGCCAATCACTACAAGAACACGCCAGTGCACTTGAAGAAGGTAAAGCCGATATCCTAGGTCTATACATGGTCGAGCAATTGCTTAAAAAAGGCGAGATCACCGAAGGTACACTTGAGGATTACTACATCACCTTTATGGCAGGTATCTTCCGCTCAGTACGTTTTGGCGCATCCAGTGCACATGGTAAAGCGAACATGATCCGCTTTAACTTCTTTAAAGAAGAAGGCGCGTTTTCAAAGAACACGGATGGTTTATATCAAGTGAATATGGAAAAGATGGGCGCAGCGATGGAGAAACTGTCTAACCTTATCCTAACGCTACAAGGTGACGGCGACTATCAAAAAGTAGACCAACTGATCGCAACACACGGCGATATCAAAGCGGAACTGCAAAAAGATCTAGATAAGCTTTCCAAAGCGAACATTCCTGTTGATGTTACCTTTAAGCAAGGTAAGCAGGTGCTTGGACTGTAA
- a CDS encoding HDOD domain-containing protein, translating into MSTENALLTILTDRINNDTLVLPTLPEIAVRVRQAADDPEINLMQMADVISHDPALAARMIKVANSAFMGRTVKVNTLNQAVTRIGLRQIKNIATAMAMEQLFVSNNKLIKTYMDKAWQKTLKVACQAITTMDFYLRVNKHTSLNKDTITLASLVFNIGVLPILTEAERHPEVFANPSFLAHAIQKLGGKIGGAIMREWEFTDEFVEVAESWANPNYRPEHVCYVDFIRVGAIVEGILQVSDKSAALKQYEEKGVIREVNMFADDTYLHVLEDVKTMFA; encoded by the coding sequence ATGTCTACAGAAAATGCTTTGCTCACGATTCTAACTGACAGAATCAATAACGATACCTTGGTATTGCCGACATTACCTGAAATTGCAGTTCGTGTTAGGCAAGCGGCAGATGATCCTGAAATCAACTTGATGCAGATGGCAGACGTTATTTCTCACGACCCAGCCCTTGCAGCACGTATGATCAAAGTTGCCAACAGCGCTTTTATGGGCCGTACGGTGAAGGTAAATACCTTAAATCAGGCGGTAACCCGTATCGGTCTCAGACAAATCAAGAATATCGCTACCGCAATGGCGATGGAGCAGCTATTTGTTTCTAATAACAAGCTTATCAAGACTTACATGGATAAAGCTTGGCAGAAAACGCTTAAAGTCGCTTGCCAGGCGATAACAACGATGGATTTTTACCTTCGTGTCAACAAGCACACCTCACTTAACAAAGATACAATCACGTTGGCTTCTTTGGTGTTTAATATTGGTGTTTTACCCATTTTGACAGAGGCTGAACGTCACCCTGAAGTGTTCGCCAATCCAAGCTTTTTGGCCCATGCCATCCAGAAATTAGGCGGCAAGATTGGTGGTGCAATAATGCGAGAGTGGGAATTCACCGATGAGTTTGTTGAAGTTGCAGAAAGCTGGGCAAACCCAAATTATCGGCCTGAACATGTCTGTTATGTCGACTTTATTCGTGTTGGTGCAATCGTAGAAGGTATTTTGCAGGTGTCTGATAAGTCAGCAGCGCTAAAACAGTATGAAGAAAAAGGCGTAATAAGAGAGGTGAACATGTTTGCTGATGACACTTATTTGCATGTACTCGAAGACGTTAAAACAATGTTTGCTTAG
- a CDS encoding EamA family transporter, translated as MERTRVELFLGVLKFSLLFIAMESNASAGIASLLLQAQVIFTILLSVLLLKETMNRFQVVGISIATFGFSLFFINSSSSTTILGAVLILFAALFWSFSNLIMKRLQDVNLLHFIVWVSLVPPLPLFTLSYFIETDFPLTLLLNTTTQSWLSIAYVGYISTLIAFAIWGWLLKNHKAAAVTPFALLIPIVGIVGSALLLNEQLMLMEAIGGGFILCGLTISVTGARISKIFRKPRAEAMP; from the coding sequence ATGGAACGTACTCGGGTTGAGCTATTTTTAGGTGTGCTTAAGTTTAGCTTGCTGTTTATTGCGATGGAATCGAATGCATCAGCCGGCATTGCTTCTTTGCTGCTACAAGCCCAAGTCATTTTCACGATTTTGCTAAGTGTTTTATTGTTAAAGGAAACCATGAATCGCTTTCAAGTAGTGGGGATTAGCATCGCAACGTTTGGCTTTAGTTTGTTTTTTATCAACTCCTCTAGTTCAACGACAATATTGGGCGCGGTGCTCATTCTATTCGCGGCATTATTTTGGTCGTTTTCAAATCTCATCATGAAGCGCCTACAAGACGTTAACTTACTCCACTTTATTGTTTGGGTAAGCCTAGTGCCACCATTGCCGCTTTTTACACTGTCTTATTTTATTGAAACTGACTTCCCATTGACCTTACTACTAAACACCACAACACAGTCTTGGTTATCCATTGCCTATGTGGGTTACATCTCGACACTGATTGCATTCGCAATATGGGGTTGGCTACTTAAAAATCACAAGGCTGCGGCAGTGACGCCTTTTGCCTTATTAATCCCTATTGTTGGCATTGTAGGTTCAGCCTTATTACTTAATGAGCAGTTGATGCTAATGGAAGCTATTGGGGGTGGTTTTATTTTATGTGGCTTAACGATTTCTGTCACAGGTGCTCGGATAAGCAAAATATTTAGAAAGCCCCGAGCCGAGGCTATGCCCTAA
- a CDS encoding EamA family transporter: MVVFIWGLNFSVIKFGLAELPPILFSGLRFLVVAIPAVFFIPFPNTSVWNVLGLSYF; this comes from the coding sequence ATGGTAGTGTTCATTTGGGGGCTTAACTTTTCGGTCATTAAATTTGGGCTAGCAGAGTTGCCTCCTATTTTATTCTCAGGCTTGCGTTTTTTAGTAGTCGCGATCCCAGCAGTATTCTTCATTCCTTTTCCTAACACATCGGTATGGAACGTACTCGGGTTGAGCTATTTTTAG